Below is a window of Rattus rattus isolate New Zealand chromosome X, Rrattus_CSIRO_v1, whole genome shotgun sequence DNA.
GCTCTAAAGGAACAGTGCATGTAGAATTACACTCTGTTCTCTTGCTGGCACGACAGTAATCAAGACCATGACGCAATTACCCGAAGAGACCTGGACTGTGCTGGAGGGtcgtggtggtagtggttgtggtggttgttttCCCTAAACTGCTTTGAAAATATTCCactgaggatggagagatggctcagcagctaagagtgcttactgcttttGCAAAGAAACTGAATTCAGTTCCAAGCATCCAGGTCAAGCAGCCCACAAGCACCaggaactccagctctaggggatctaatacccttttctggcctccaaggacacctACACTCACTCACGTGcagtcttctcctggcctctgtgggcatctatGCTCACATGCCCCCccatacactttaaaaaataataataaatctttttcaaaatgaGATACAGAATAATCAAACCCGGAGGTTTGTTCAAATGTAAGTCACTTTTGCCAGTGGAATGGCCTAGTGACTGCCTTCAAACTCTCCGTGGGATCCATGAGCAGCtgcaactcaggtcctctaagACCAGGAGTCTCCTAGAAACTAATATATTTCACCATATTTCTCCCGGCCACAGCATCAGCCACTCCCAGAAAAATCCAAGGGAAGGCAGAATTTCTGTAGTTGGCTGCCCCCTGGTGTTTGCAGAGCAGCAATGATAGGCAGGGCCACAGCACAGCTAAGCTGCAGCAGAGATGCTTGGCTTTGACATTCAGCCCACGCTCTGCTCACCACAGTCTCAGCACCCGGGAGTTACCTTActcttttctaatttattttccacaggtttctaattttatttttaagttttacatggcctgagatttctcttttcttagtttttatttttaaaacattagatTTCATtatagtgttttaaaatataatttgtctTTGTTGACACTCCTGCTCTCCTCCACCCTTCCCTCCTACGCCCTCTTGTACTCAGGTTGCCGGTGTTCAATTGCCTTCCCCTCTTCAACAGGAGATTTCTATTTTCTAAAGGATAACAGACTACTTACTACCAGACCTACATGATAGACCATACCAGCCTGTAAGGACACCATCTCTACTTCTgtgattggtttgtttttgcttttcggtgctagagattgaacccaggacctcacatgtGCTAGGCAAGTTTTCTACGGTCAAACTTAACACCCAGCCCATCATCTCTACGTCTAACGTGCACTCCTAAGAGCCTataagaatctctctctctctctctctctctctctctctgtctctctgttttgagAAAATTGGTTCCATTTTAGAGAATTCTCTGGACTAAGAATTCCACAGTCATATGTCCACCTATGAGTTTCTGCTAGCTCTACTTCCAAAATATGTCCTTTGTCTGCccacattttttatatttcactCACTTCATATCTAAATTCtagaatttctaaattttttttcactgatatgagtacactgtagctgtcttcagacacacaagaagaaggcatcagatctcattacaaatggttgtgaggggctggagagatggctcagcggttaagagcagtgactgctcttccagaggtcctgagttcaattcccagcaaccacatggtggctcacaaccatctgtaaagggcaTGACGTTAGTTAGTCTGAAGTTagtgacggtgtactcacatatatgaaataaataaataaatctttaaaaaaaatggtgtgactctctttccttcctccgcAGCGATCCTACTGCCAGAACTTCACCATGTCCATTCTCAAGATCCATGCCAGAGAGATCTTTGACTCCCGTGGGAATCCCACCGTTGAGGTGGATCTCTACACTGCAAAAGGTCTCTTCCGTGCTGCGGTGCCCAGCGGTGCGTCCACTGGCATCTACGTGGCCCTAGAACTCCGAGACAATGATAAGACCCGCTTCATGGGGAAGGGTGTCTCAAAGGCTGTTGAGCACATCAATAACACTATTGCACCTGCTCTGGTTAGCAAGAAACTGAATGTTGTGGAGCAGGAGAAGATTGACCAGCTGATGATTGAGATGGACGGCACAGAGAATAAATCTAAGTTTGGTGCAAATGCCATCCTGGGAGTGTCCCTGGCTATCTGCAAGGCTGGTGCCATGGAGAAGGGGGTCCCCCTTTACCGTCTCATTGCTGACTTGGCCGGCAACCCTGAAGTCATCCTGCCCGTCCCAGCTTTCAATGTGATCAACGGCGGTTCTCACGCTGGCAACAAGCTGGCCATGCAAGAGTTTGTGATCTTGCCTGTGGGAACATCCTGTTTCAGGGAAGCCATGCACATTGGAGCAGAGGTTTACCACAACATGCAGAACGTCATCAAGGAGAAGTATAGAAAAGATGCCACCAATGTAGGTGATGAGGGTAGATTCACATCTAACATCCTGGAGAACAAAGAAGCACTGGAGCTGCTCAAGTCTGCCATTGCAAAGGCCGGCTACACTGACCAGGTTGTCATCGGCATGGATGTGGCTGCCTCCGAGTTCTACAGGGCTAGCAAGTATAACCTGGACTTCAAATCTCCAAATTACGCCAGCCGGTACATCACACCCGACCAGCTGGCCGACCTGTACAAGTCCTTCATCAAGGACTACCCAGTGGTGTCCATTGAAGATCCCTTTGACCAGGACGACTGGGATGCTTGGCAGAAGTTCACAGCTACTGCAGGCATCCAGGTGGTGGGGGATGACCTCACAGTGACCAACCCTAAGCGGATCGCCAAGTCTGCAGGCAAGAAGTCCTGCAACTGCCTCCTGCTCAAAGTGAACCAGATTGGCTCTGTGACCGAGTCTCTGCAGGTGTGTAAGCTGGCCCAGTCC
It encodes the following:
- the LOC116889170 gene encoding alpha-enolase-like isoform X2; the protein is MSILKIHAREIFDSRGNPTVEVDLYTAKGLFRAAVPSGASTGIYVALELRDNDKTRFMGKENKSKFGANAILGVSLAICKAGAMEKGVPLYRLIADLAGNPEVILPVPAFNVINGGSHAGNKLAMQEFVILPVGTSCFREAMHIGAEVYHNMQNVIKEKYRKDATNVGDEGRFTSNILENKEALELLKSAIAKAGYTDQVVIGMDVAASEFYRASKYNLDFKSPNYASRYITPDQLADLYKSFIKDYPVVSIEDPFDQDDWDAWQKFTATAGIQVVGDDLTVTNPKRIAKSAGKKSCNCLLLKVNQIGSVTESLQVCKLAQSNGWGVMVSHRSGETEGTFIADLVVGLCTGQIKTGAPCRSERLVKYNQILRIEEELGSKDKFAGRSFRNPLTK
- the LOC116889170 gene encoding alpha-enolase-like isoform X1, with amino-acid sequence MSILKIHAREIFDSRGNPTVEVDLYTAKGLFRAAVPSGASTGIYVALELRDNDKTRFMGKGVSKAVEHINNTIAPALVSKKLNVVEQEKIDQLMIEMDGTENKSKFGANAILGVSLAICKAGAMEKGVPLYRLIADLAGNPEVILPVPAFNVINGGSHAGNKLAMQEFVILPVGTSCFREAMHIGAEVYHNMQNVIKEKYRKDATNVGDEGRFTSNILENKEALELLKSAIAKAGYTDQVVIGMDVAASEFYRASKYNLDFKSPNYASRYITPDQLADLYKSFIKDYPVVSIEDPFDQDDWDAWQKFTATAGIQVVGDDLTVTNPKRIAKSAGKKSCNCLLLKVNQIGSVTESLQVCKLAQSNGWGVMVSHRSGETEGTFIADLVVGLCTGQIKTGAPCRSERLVKYNQILRIEEELGSKDKFAGRSFRNPLTK